The following proteins are encoded in a genomic region of Sulfurovum indicum:
- a CDS encoding ATP-dependent helicase has product MPLSALNDEQLSAATASLGHNLIIASAGTGKTSTIVGRIAHLLQSGIEPSKILLLTFTNKAAGEMIARLERFFPKKVVSKIESGTFHAVSYRWLKEMHPNLSLKQPSELKTLFRSIYEKRNFERMNLPLAPFSATYLYEMYSLYQNASLDGFDTWFLEKYPEHEVVMDAYMHIIEEFEAEKIAYGFASFNDLLLRIKAHLEENSIPFDEVLVDEYQDTNTLQSALIDSLKPKSLFCVGDYDQSIYAFNGANIENIATFSKRYPNAEVFTLKTNYRSTAPILSLANRVIERNERIYPKKLEVGRHGKTHPPRLLIYNDLFEQYQAIAHSIKHTHVPNNDIAVIFRNNSSADGIEASLREMGITCKRKGGTSFFDAKEIKFLLDMLSLLVNPKDMMAFIHIFEYASGVGSALSKELFQCFNHFGRGSFMQGVLHPIEKELPKLKPNKNVQLGLFDDDHEIGSAARFKHLDLPPEVYSHPLLKHPKLIQDGVKFFNNFYRLMRAVRNEENPAKVLQTVIASKLYEGIIEMLSSQRGRLKNGEIDEEKKKTARERIIQKARLLLNLSRQYKELRRFVNAMVLGGGELSEGEGVNLLTVHASKGLEFPEVYVVDLVDGRFPNRKMMSSIEEERRLFYVAVTRAKDKLYLSLATYDKVKKVEYKPSQFLHEAGLIKGEFTEPEPKTKREKKTAKAS; this is encoded by the coding sequence GTGCCGCTCTCAGCCCTCAATGACGAGCAGCTGAGTGCTGCTACGGCATCTCTTGGACACAATCTTATCATTGCCAGTGCCGGAACGGGAAAAACATCGACGATCGTCGGACGAATTGCCCACCTTCTGCAAAGCGGCATAGAGCCCTCAAAGATACTTCTGCTCACCTTTACCAACAAGGCTGCCGGTGAGATGATCGCAAGACTTGAGCGCTTTTTCCCGAAAAAAGTGGTCTCAAAAATAGAATCAGGTACTTTTCACGCCGTCTCTTACCGCTGGCTCAAGGAGATGCATCCCAACCTGTCGCTTAAACAGCCCAGTGAGCTGAAAACACTCTTTAGAAGTATTTACGAGAAGCGTAATTTTGAACGCATGAACCTGCCGCTGGCACCTTTTTCGGCTACCTATCTCTATGAGATGTATTCACTTTACCAAAATGCTTCACTTGATGGTTTTGATACCTGGTTTTTGGAGAAGTATCCTGAACATGAAGTGGTCATGGATGCCTATATGCACATTATTGAGGAGTTCGAGGCAGAAAAGATCGCTTACGGTTTTGCTTCGTTCAATGATCTTCTCCTGCGTATCAAAGCCCATCTTGAGGAGAATAGCATACCCTTTGATGAAGTACTTGTTGATGAGTACCAGGATACCAATACCCTTCAGAGCGCGCTTATTGATTCGCTTAAACCCAAGTCGCTTTTCTGCGTAGGGGATTATGATCAGAGTATTTATGCTTTTAATGGTGCGAATATTGAGAATATTGCCACTTTTTCCAAACGTTACCCCAATGCAGAGGTTTTTACACTGAAGACGAACTACCGCTCAACAGCACCGATCCTCTCATTGGCAAACCGTGTGATTGAGAGAAATGAGCGTATCTACCCTAAAAAACTTGAAGTAGGGCGTCACGGCAAGACCCATCCTCCGCGTCTGCTGATCTACAATGACCTGTTCGAACAGTACCAGGCGATCGCCCACAGCATCAAGCATACCCATGTTCCCAACAACGACATTGCAGTGATCTTCCGTAACAACTCCTCTGCAGACGGGATCGAAGCAAGTTTGAGAGAGATGGGGATTACCTGCAAACGTAAAGGCGGAACGAGTTTTTTCGATGCCAAAGAGATCAAGTTCCTGCTCGATATGCTCTCTTTGCTGGTCAATCCCAAAGATATGATGGCATTCATCCATATTTTCGAGTATGCGTCAGGCGTCGGATCGGCACTCTCCAAAGAGCTGTTCCAGTGTTTCAACCATTTTGGAAGGGGCAGCTTTATGCAGGGAGTACTGCATCCTATCGAAAAAGAGCTGCCAAAACTCAAACCGAACAAAAATGTACAGCTTGGACTCTTTGATGATGACCATGAGATAGGTTCTGCCGCACGTTTCAAACACCTTGATCTTCCACCTGAAGTCTATAGCCATCCTTTACTGAAACATCCGAAACTGATTCAGGACGGGGTAAAGTTCTTCAACAACTTCTACCGTCTGATGAGAGCAGTCAGGAATGAAGAGAATCCTGCAAAGGTACTGCAGACAGTAATTGCATCCAAACTCTACGAAGGGATCATTGAAATGCTCTCTTCCCAGAGAGGACGGCTGAAGAATGGAGAGATCGACGAGGAGAAGAAAAAAACTGCAAGAGAGCGGATCATACAGAAAGCAAGACTGCTCCTTAATCTTTCCCGTCAGTATAAAGAGTTAAGGCGCTTTGTCAATGCCATGGTGCTTGGGGGAGGTGAGCTGAGTGAGGGAGAGGGGGTGAATCTTCTTACCGTGCACGCGAGTAAAGGACTGGAGTTCCCGGAAGTGTATGTTGTAGATCTTGTAGACGGACGTTTTCCAAACAGAAAGATGATGAGTTCCATTGAAGAGGAGAGGCGGCTTTTCTATGTAGCTGTTACCCGGGCAAAAGATAAGCTCTATCTCTCCCTGGCAACTTACGACAAAGTCAAAAAGGTAGAGTACAAACCTTCACAGTTCCTCCATGAAGCAGGACTGATCAAGGGAGAGTTCACAGAACCTGAGCCAAAAACAAAAAGGGAGAAGAAAACGGCTAAAGCCTCTTGA
- the murA gene encoding UDP-N-acetylglucosamine 1-carboxyvinyltransferase, whose amino-acid sequence MDYLEINGGKKLSGCVTISGAKNAALPVIAATILSDKPVTLTNLPNVVDIRTLLKLLTMLGGEVKHEGTVAHIDNGPISSHKAVYEIVSQMRASILVLGPLLARFGECEVSLPGGCAIGQRPIDLHLKALEAMGAQIEIKSGYVHAMAPEGLKGAKIIFDKITVGGTENTLMAAALATGTTTIINAAKEPEIIQLCEMLASAGVGIEGIGTGELTVEGTGGKPLVFPPVEIIPDRIEAGTYLCAGAITRSCIKLEKVNAEHIRASIDKLESMGFTFDIGEETITIYPAETIRPVNLITVEYPGFPTDMQAQFMALAVVAEGESLIEERLFENRFMHVSELNRLGADIWLKGNVAAVKGVEKLYGADVMATDLRASSALVLAGLVAEGTTNVRRIYHLDRGYDNLEGKLAALGADIVRKKEQK is encoded by the coding sequence ATGGATTATCTAGAGATAAATGGCGGGAAAAAGTTAAGTGGCTGTGTCACGATAAGCGGTGCAAAAAATGCAGCTTTACCCGTGATCGCGGCAACGATACTGAGCGACAAGCCAGTTACACTGACAAATCTCCCGAATGTTGTAGATATCCGTACACTGCTCAAACTTCTTACCATGCTTGGCGGAGAGGTCAAGCATGAGGGAACGGTCGCACATATCGACAACGGCCCTATCAGCTCCCACAAAGCGGTCTATGAGATCGTTTCGCAGATGCGTGCTTCCATTCTGGTACTCGGTCCCCTTCTTGCCCGTTTTGGCGAATGTGAAGTGAGTCTTCCCGGCGGATGTGCTATAGGACAGCGTCCTATCGATCTGCACCTTAAAGCGTTGGAAGCAATGGGTGCTCAGATCGAGATCAAAAGCGGGTATGTGCACGCCATGGCACCTGAAGGTCTCAAAGGTGCAAAGATCATCTTTGACAAGATCACTGTAGGCGGAACGGAAAACACGTTGATGGCCGCTGCACTTGCGACAGGTACCACCACCATTATCAATGCTGCAAAAGAACCGGAGATCATTCAACTGTGCGAGATGCTTGCCTCTGCCGGTGTCGGCATAGAAGGTATCGGTACAGGAGAACTCACTGTTGAAGGAACAGGGGGGAAACCTCTGGTATTCCCTCCTGTAGAGATCATCCCAGACCGTATAGAAGCAGGGACCTATCTGTGTGCCGGTGCGATCACACGCTCATGCATTAAACTGGAAAAAGTGAATGCGGAACATATTCGTGCGTCTATTGACAAACTTGAATCTATGGGCTTTACTTTTGATATTGGCGAAGAGACCATCACCATCTACCCTGCCGAAACGATCAGACCGGTCAACCTGATCACAGTCGAGTATCCGGGCTTCCCTACCGATATGCAGGCACAGTTCATGGCTTTGGCTGTAGTAGCCGAGGGAGAGAGTCTGATTGAAGAGAGACTGTTCGAGAACCGCTTTATGCATGTCAGTGAGCTTAACCGTCTCGGTGCGGATATCTGGCTGAAAGGCAATGTCGCTGCGGTCAAAGGTGTTGAAAAGCTCTACGGTGCAGATGTAATGGCGACAGATCTGCGTGCAAGTTCTGCACTGGTCCTTGCCGGACTGGTTGCAGAAGGAACGACCAATGTTCGCCGTATTTACCACCTTGACCGCGGATATGACAACCTTGAAGGCAAACTGGCTGCTCTTGGCGCCGATATTGTCCGTAAAAAAGAACAGAAGTAA
- a CDS encoding CYTH domain-containing protein translates to MSKEIERKFLVYKEKLPPLPAPKVIKQGYISGGETTVRVRISNEKAFLTLKGKTKGLTRSEFEYAIPLSDAEAMLQELCIKPFIEKKRYLIEHAGHTWELDIFEGENEGLIVAEIELECEDEPFEKPEWVAEEVSDDPRYRNANLIKHPYGHL, encoded by the coding sequence ATGTCAAAAGAGATCGAACGCAAGTTTCTGGTCTACAAAGAGAAACTGCCGCCTCTTCCTGCACCAAAAGTGATCAAACAGGGTTACATTTCAGGCGGGGAGACGACTGTTCGTGTACGTATCAGCAACGAGAAGGCATTTTTGACCCTCAAAGGGAAAACCAAAGGGCTGACACGTTCGGAGTTTGAGTATGCCATCCCTCTTTCAGATGCCGAAGCGATGCTGCAGGAGCTCTGCATAAAGCCTTTCATCGAGAAGAAGCGCTATCTCATCGAGCATGCCGGACATACATGGGAACTTGATATCTTCGAAGGGGAAAATGAAGGGTTGATCGTGGCAGAGATCGAGCTTGAGTGTGAAGATGAGCCGTTTGAGAAACCCGAATGGGTGGCAGAAGAGGTTTCTGATGATCCCCGATACCGGAATGCAAATTTAATAAAACATCCATATGGGCACCTCTAA
- a CDS encoding transposase has protein sequence MPRKPRIELAGKYHIINRGVEQRKVFEEPADYEQFEELMCFYAKSFGITIHNYCLMSNHYHLLIEISRENLSKFMRQLNMNYSIYFNKKNRRTGHLWQGRYKSWYVTDEAYLYTLMCYIEQNPLKANIVKTLEAYPYSSYHYFLEKEIPECLKDSWVVEQYQDDKEAIEAFLTNPVDTSQLQELKRASSLIEAPNVDKRPKEEDLRELFQNITDIKQRNKVILQAIEQGYSQHMIAKVLGISQQAVYGVVKRSRR, from the coding sequence ATGCCACGTAAACCTCGTATTGAGTTAGCAGGGAAATACCATATCATTAACAGAGGTGTAGAACAAAGAAAGGTCTTTGAGGAACCTGCTGACTATGAACAGTTCGAAGAGTTGATGTGTTTTTATGCTAAAAGCTTCGGTATTACTATTCATAACTATTGTCTTATGTCCAACCACTATCATCTACTTATAGAGATCTCCAGAGAGAATCTCTCAAAGTTCATGCGACAATTGAATATGAACTACTCTATCTACTTCAATAAAAAGAACAGAAGAACCGGACACTTATGGCAAGGAAGATACAAATCATGGTATGTGACTGATGAAGCTTACCTTTATACTCTCATGTGCTACATAGAACAAAATCCCCTTAAAGCCAATATTGTTAAAACGTTAGAAGCATATCCTTACAGTAGCTATCATTACTTTTTAGAAAAAGAGATACCGGAATGTCTGAAAGATTCATGGGTAGTAGAGCAGTATCAGGATGACAAAGAAGCCATAGAAGCTTTTTTAACCAATCCAGTAGATACCTCACAACTCCAAGAGCTTAAGAGAGCATCATCATTGATAGAGGCTCCCAATGTAGATAAAAGACCAAAAGAAGAGGATTTGAGAGAACTTTTTCAAAATATCACCGATATAAAACAGCGAAACAAAGTAATTCTCCAAGCCATAGAACAAGGCTATTCTCAGCATATGATTGCTAAAGTATTGGGTATATCACAACAGGCTGTGTATGGTGTAGTGAAGAGGAGTAGGCGATGA
- the truD gene encoding tRNA pseudouridine(13) synthase TruD produces MKLIYPLNVKNEFVFNSSPRDFTVEEIPLYEFTGEGEHLVLKVRKKEMTTWEMLDAVSGHVGIRRRDIGYAGLKDKHAMTIQYISLPAKFEEKLSSFSHEKIKILDTTRHNNKIRVGHLKGNRFEIRLKKVLGVQKDKLDSVLKWIKQNGVPNYFGNQRFGTNGNNWEDGKKLLDGTLKMRDRKTREFLMGSYQSYLFNKWLIKRMELNLLLEKFTEAETEQVMGLPEGSLKGVGKQPGFYKLLEGDLMMHYPYGRLFEVEDLETEAERFATKDIAPTGLIPGSKTKRAGGLAGYFEQMFDEEMKLFGARRYAWIQVTEVKKRYIEEKAHYELSFVLPKGSYATNVLDVLRGEAL; encoded by the coding sequence ATGAAACTCATCTACCCCCTTAACGTCAAGAACGAATTTGTCTTCAACTCCTCACCGCGTGATTTTACCGTTGAGGAGATACCCCTGTATGAGTTTACGGGGGAGGGGGAGCATCTGGTTCTTAAAGTGCGAAAGAAAGAGATGACCACATGGGAGATGCTTGATGCCGTCTCCGGACATGTGGGCATCCGCCGCCGAGATATAGGGTATGCCGGGCTCAAAGACAAGCATGCGATGACCATACAGTACATCTCTCTCCCTGCCAAGTTTGAAGAGAAACTCTCCTCCTTCTCCCATGAGAAGATAAAGATACTCGATACCACACGTCACAACAACAAGATACGCGTAGGGCACCTTAAGGGCAACCGTTTTGAGATCCGTCTTAAAAAGGTGCTTGGAGTACAGAAAGACAAGCTTGACTCCGTCTTGAAGTGGATCAAACAAAACGGCGTTCCCAACTACTTTGGCAACCAGCGCTTCGGTACCAACGGGAATAACTGGGAAGACGGGAAGAAGCTTCTTGATGGAACGCTGAAGATGCGTGACAGGAAGACCAGGGAGTTTCTTATGGGCTCTTACCAGAGTTATCTTTTTAACAAATGGCTCATCAAACGTATGGAGCTCAACCTCCTGCTTGAGAAGTTCACCGAAGCAGAGACGGAACAGGTGATGGGACTGCCGGAAGGCTCACTGAAAGGTGTCGGGAAACAGCCGGGCTTTTACAAACTGCTTGAAGGTGATCTGATGATGCACTACCCGTACGGCAGGCTCTTTGAGGTAGAAGACCTTGAAACAGAAGCGGAACGTTTTGCCACCAAGGACATTGCCCCCACAGGGCTCATTCCCGGCAGCAAGACCAAACGGGCAGGCGGTCTGGCCGGCTATTTCGAACAAATGTTCGATGAGGAGATGAAGCTTTTTGGTGCCAGACGCTATGCATGGATACAGGTCACAGAGGTCAAAAAGAGGTATATTGAAGAGAAAGCGCACTATGAACTGAGCTTTGTACTTCCCAAAGGCTCGTATGCGACTAATGTGCTGGATGTGTTGAGAGGAGAAGCACTCTAA
- a CDS encoding glycosyltransferase family A protein, whose product MNFSVIIATSQKRTDWLINRSLLSVYNQDGINKSEWSVIVVDDNKDKSEFVKVQKQVDFLRNKLNLNPTDFPTTVIKNRRTQFMSGTGAWNTGIFEANYISPNGFISILDDDDEYLPNHLSECVSAIKSDSVAVFQRLIWYNNEKSTMNVDLTKECLTAENFFIGNPGVQGSNMFFKSQNFVDIGGFDEALPNTTDRDLMIRFLLKNELTKIEVIEKIGVIHYNHKRQKVNNDIPRKQQGLDLFYKKYKHYFSEEAYLKSLSRAKKCFNYTPPNR is encoded by the coding sequence ATGAATTTCTCTGTAATCATAGCCACCTCACAAAAAAGAACAGATTGGTTGATTAATCGAAGTTTGCTTTCTGTTTACAATCAAGATGGAATTAACAAATCGGAATGGAGTGTAATAGTAGTTGACGATAATAAAGACAAGTCTGAGTTTGTTAAAGTCCAAAAACAAGTTGACTTTCTAAGAAACAAATTAAATCTTAATCCTACTGATTTTCCAACAACTGTAATAAAGAACAGACGAACCCAATTTATGTCTGGAACTGGTGCATGGAATACAGGCATTTTTGAAGCAAACTATATCTCCCCTAATGGTTTTATAAGTATTTTGGATGATGATGACGAGTATTTACCTAATCATTTGTCAGAATGTGTTTCAGCAATAAAGTCTGACTCTGTCGCAGTGTTTCAGCGATTGATTTGGTATAATAATGAAAAATCAACTATGAATGTAGATTTGACAAAAGAATGTTTGACCGCTGAAAATTTCTTTATCGGTAACCCAGGTGTTCAGGGAAGTAATATGTTTTTTAAATCACAAAACTTTGTTGATATTGGTGGTTTTGATGAGGCATTACCAAATACAACTGATAGAGACTTAATGATTCGCTTCCTTTTGAAGAATGAATTGACTAAAATTGAAGTTATCGAAAAAATCGGAGTAATTCACTATAATCATAAAAGACAAAAAGTGAACAATGACATCCCAAGAAAACAACAGGGCTTGGATTTATTCTATAAGAAATACAAACACTATTTTTCAGAAGAAGCCTATTTAAAATCATTATCGAGAGCAAAGAAATGTTTCAATTATACTCCACCGAACAGATAG
- a CDS encoding integron integrase, with amino-acid sequence MQKPKRKLLDMVRDKIRLKHYSLSTERTYIHWIKHYIFFHNKKHPIEMGKEEIEQFLTFLAVQKKVSPTTQNQAFAAILFLYKEVLGVDMSTWNIQALRAQERKHIPQVLTKDEVQKVIAELTGIYQLIVQVMYGCGLRMQEALNLRIKDVDFGFDKVYIWDSKSLKDRTVPLPQVLKQRLKAQVEYVEQLHAKDVSDGFGSVYLPYSLERKYPNAKFETKWQFLFPMRNVAKDPRSGVIRRHHIHEKTLGRNIKQAAIKASVHKRVTSHIFRHSYATHLLQNGIDLGGEVR; translated from the coding sequence ATGCAGAAACCAAAGAGAAAACTACTTGATATGGTAAGAGATAAGATCCGTTTGAAGCATTATAGTCTTTCAACTGAGAGAACCTATATTCATTGGATCAAACACTACATCTTTTTTCATAATAAGAAGCATCCCATTGAAATGGGCAAAGAGGAGATAGAACAGTTTCTTACTTTTCTTGCTGTGCAGAAAAAAGTTTCGCCTACTACGCAAAACCAAGCCTTTGCCGCTATCTTGTTTCTTTATAAAGAAGTTCTGGGTGTAGACATGAGCACTTGGAATATACAAGCTCTCAGAGCTCAAGAGAGAAAACATATTCCACAGGTATTGACGAAAGATGAAGTGCAAAAGGTCATAGCAGAACTTACAGGAATTTATCAGCTTATTGTTCAAGTGATGTATGGCTGTGGACTTCGTATGCAAGAGGCCCTTAACCTTCGCATAAAAGATGTAGATTTCGGGTTTGACAAAGTCTATATTTGGGATAGTAAAAGCCTTAAAGACAGAACAGTACCGCTACCGCAAGTGTTAAAGCAAAGGCTTAAGGCACAAGTGGAGTATGTAGAACAGCTTCATGCTAAAGATGTATCAGACGGTTTCGGTTCTGTGTATCTGCCGTATTCTTTGGAGCGTAAATATCCCAATGCAAAGTTTGAAACAAAATGGCAATTTCTCTTTCCTATGCGAAATGTAGCTAAAGATCCTCGCAGTGGAGTGATACGCAGACATCATATCCATGAAAAAACATTGGGGCGGAATATTAAGCAGGCAGCAATAAAAGCAAGCGTGCACAAGCGGGTGACTTCACATATATTCAGACATTCGTATGCAACGCATCTCTTGCAAAACGGTATCGACCTGGGGGGAGAGGTCAGGTGA
- a CDS encoding IS110 family RNA-guided transposase, protein MYSIGLDISKSSVNVYVPLGKLDLEIANTDKAFKSLYSKLKKLYKKEIEKVVFVFESTGSYSALLYRFCAQKGIMAYMPNPKQARNFAKAIAQRNKSDKIDARVLSEAIVVAKENEIKVPTIDPLVEEIKEFMVYYRLKVKQRTQLSNHLESLSTKEGSKTLCRTIKAEIKALKKSEDKIIEQVYAIIEKSKNLKEKYNAITSIDGIGKIGGIVMLHLFIKYPHANQRQIVSLAGLDPVMRESGTSIKGQTRISKAGNRLYRGTLFMAAMASTKHNEKMKAFYERLKANGKHTTQAQIAVIRKLIVVAHSLYKSGEVYNKNRYKISTGVQLKA, encoded by the coding sequence ATGTATTCTATCGGATTAGATATCTCCAAGTCAAGCGTCAATGTGTATGTACCGCTGGGAAAGTTGGATTTAGAAATAGCAAATACAGACAAAGCATTCAAATCACTCTACTCCAAACTTAAAAAACTTTATAAAAAAGAGATAGAGAAGGTGGTGTTTGTCTTCGAATCCACTGGAAGCTACTCTGCTTTACTGTACCGTTTCTGTGCCCAAAAAGGCATTATGGCTTATATGCCAAACCCAAAACAAGCCAGAAACTTTGCCAAAGCTATTGCACAGAGAAACAAAAGTGACAAGATAGATGCAAGGGTGCTTTCAGAAGCCATTGTAGTTGCAAAAGAAAATGAGATAAAAGTACCGACCATAGATCCCTTGGTTGAAGAGATAAAAGAGTTTATGGTTTATTACAGACTTAAGGTCAAACAGCGCACACAGCTTTCAAATCATTTGGAATCGCTTAGTACCAAAGAAGGAAGTAAGACACTCTGTCGTACTATCAAAGCAGAGATAAAAGCACTAAAGAAAAGTGAAGACAAAATAATAGAACAAGTCTATGCCATCATAGAAAAAAGCAAAAACCTCAAAGAAAAATATAATGCCATTACCTCCATAGACGGTATAGGTAAAATAGGAGGTATTGTGATGCTTCATCTGTTTATCAAATATCCTCATGCCAACCAAAGACAAATTGTCTCCCTTGCAGGACTTGACCCAGTGATGAGAGAATCAGGTACTTCAATCAAAGGACAAACGCGTATCTCAAAAGCAGGCAACAGGCTCTATCGTGGGACACTCTTTATGGCTGCGATGGCTTCAACCAAGCACAATGAAAAAATGAAAGCATTTTATGAGCGACTTAAAGCCAATGGTAAACACACAACACAAGCACAAATTGCAGTGATAAGAAAACTTATTGTCGTGGCACACTCTTTATATAAAAGTGGCGAAGTGTATAATAAAAACCGCTACAAAATAAGCACAGGAGTACAGCTAAAAGCATAG
- a CDS encoding helix-turn-helix domain-containing protein has protein sequence MRKEEDLRELFQNITDTKQRNKVILQAIEQGYSQHMIAKVLGISQQAVYGVVKRSRR, from the coding sequence ATGAGAAAAGAAGAGGATTTGAGAGAACTTTTTCAAAATATCACCGACACAAAACAGCGAAACAAAGTAATTCTCCAAGCCATAGAACAAGGCTATTCTCAGCATATGATTGCTAAAGTATTGGGTATATCACAACAGGCTGTGTATGGTGTAGTGAAGAGGAGTAGGCGATGA
- a CDS encoding GNAT family N-acetyltransferase — protein sequence MNLKWIYNSDNINWNELSNLYKIAPLGDKKPNDLKTVFSNSMFKCFVYSDNILIGVGRALADGIDCSYICDVAIHPKYKGQGIGKKIVNKLIELSKGHNKIILYSYPGKEQFYSKLGFDMMNTAMAIFKNKEQAREWQLTRKT from the coding sequence TTGAATTTAAAATGGATATACAATAGTGATAATATTAACTGGAATGAATTATCAAATTTATATAAAATAGCACCACTTGGAGATAAGAAACCAAATGATTTAAAAACTGTATTTTCTAACAGTATGTTTAAATGTTTTGTCTATTCCGATAACATACTCATTGGAGTTGGTAGAGCTTTAGCAGATGGAATTGATTGTTCATATATTTGTGATGTAGCAATACATCCCAAATATAAAGGTCAAGGTATTGGGAAAAAAATAGTTAATAAACTTATTGAGTTATCAAAAGGTCATAATAAAATTATCTTATATTCATATCCGGGAAAAGAACAGTTTTATTCTAAATTAGGATTTGATATGATGAATACTGCAATGGCTATATTTAAAAATAAAGAACAAGCAAGAGAGTGGCAACTTACAAGAAAAACATAA